The Alosa alosa isolate M-15738 ecotype Scorff River chromosome 3, AALO_Geno_1.1, whole genome shotgun sequence nucleotide sequence ATCagcaaaacatgacttagactTTGGCCGTTTTCATTAGATACTGTACGTCCTCCTGATAACCCTGTCTAGCTGATAACCTTGATGTGTctgacaaacaaaaatagatgTTTGTATTCATTGCGCCAAAAATAGATGTTTGTATTCATTGGATTGACAAAAATAGATGTTCACCATGTTGGAGTGAGGAGGCATGTGATGTGATGGGAGGACGTTGGGGCTGTATTATTCACCTTTCTACACATCCTTATAAGACCATTGTTATTTAGACAAAAGGCCAAAGGTGTGTCTGTGCTCAGGGCTCTCGCTGCCATACCTCTGTTAATGCTCCCCACTGAGGGGGTCGGCTCCAGCGGTGCATTCTGGTCCTCCGGCTCACCTAGGGGCTGCACGTCCTCACTGGTGTCCGACGGGGTGCCCTGCTGTTGGGTGCGGTAGTCCCGGCTCAGGGCAATGAGGGAGCCCCCCACCAGCACAATACTGCAGAACAGTACCACTGCTGAACTGATGATCTatcagagagcaagagagaaatatGAAAATGACCAAAAGACCAACTTTATCCTCAATACCCTTTGTTCTCTGCATGCTCTGCTGCATGATTTAAATCACCTGAGATGTTCCATAGAAGAAGGCTGAGTCGATGGTGTCTGGTGACCACTGGccagagatgaggagaagaccCACCACCAGACAGGGAACACTGTGGGGGAAAGAGAGCCGGGTTTGAGTGGCAGGGTCATTTCAAGAGGATCACGCATCGCATGCAATAAGGGAATTTACACTGAGCTCACCCCCAGCCAGCGATGACCACAAACCCTGGACTGATCTTCAGCTCTCCCTTCCTTCTGATGATCAGGAGTGAGAGGGCTATCAGACCTGAAAAACAACACCGGAACAGATACATGAAAAGAATGAATGCTGATGCCATCCAGAAACCTCAGACAGTGGGACACATGATGAGACAAACTAAGAAAATAGGACAAATGATGAATGTCTAACAATTTTAGACTATTTCAAACCTAGTTTGACCAAAACTAATGAGAgcataataacaattttaacttTCAAGGAAGGAAATGGTCAAAAACAGGGAAGTGTTTTTTAATTAGTGtaccagtgctctccgttcctgtggtagttttgggtcgtttaagaggggtctaaagacattcctattcaacatatacttagttgtttaagagcttatgtgttatggtttatataatgttgttttattttaattgggctgttaattaatttgacattattgtttattattgatattctcgttaatgtagtcttagcatgtcattgtttttatattattgattgaattgacattattgttttattattgcctttccccttttttacattgctttttattaggctattgcttgaattgatattattgtgtactacaactattctccttactatatttgacctacattttaatctgttccctgttcaattttaaatattattatgttgttttgtatttatgtgtcgctttggacaaaggcgtctgctaaatccataaccataaccataaccataaccataattatGTGACTGACAGTAAGAATGAGTCATGCACGAGTTACCTGGCCACACATACGTGCTGTAGAGAGATCCATACAGAAGAGTGAAGTTCAACACCTGCCCAAGGAAGCTGCCTTGTTCCACAGTGAAATTCCAAGTTATCATGCCAACACTAACTAAAAGCTACAAGAGGAAGAGCAGATAATGTGTTGGGTCAATGACAAACTGATAATGTGTCATAGTAGCCCGTTAGGAATAAACACTACAGGCAGAAATAGAGTTGTATTTGGCCATTAGAGATTTATGTGAAACTGTAGCAAAGAACTTGCCTGTGCCATTAAAAGGTTCACAGTAAAAAAATGTGGCAACCTCTTGAACTTCTTACTGAGGAACATAACAGTGATTGTCCACACCTGCAAAAGAAAAGTAGGGCATGGGTTAGTATTTTACATCGTTATCTTGTTAATTAGCATTATGAGGATAAAATGACTTATTGTCTCTGCAACCTTAGTTGTGTTTCACATGGCCACACCCACAGCACAAACATGAAAGACATTCACTTGTTCTTATGTATGATGTTACAGGCCTAAACATGGCCAACCCAATGTTGCCATAACAATATTTCATCAGCTTAAGTTTCTGGTTCCCTTCCCTGTACTGAGACATGTAGGCTGTTCAGTATGAGGAAGTCAGTCTGGGACATCTGGAGCTATGCGGTCAAGAAATGAACCCACAATCTGTCAAACACTGATACAGTCTCATACAGAAACATATTTACTAGCCTCTTGACCTTTCCATGAATAACAATGACAGCTTTGGTGATCACTTTAACAGGTTTTTATACAAGTCAGTGGCCATTGGTTATTGGACTACCTTAgtatttttacatttcattGATAATAGCTGACACAACTTAGTCTAGTTTCAGATCCTGTTTTGAGCTCACACCACACAACATTCACCCTTGACAAATTTCTCCAAAACCACATTGTGCAAAGCTAAACATAAACGGCTTCAACCGAGTTCCCGCAACCAAGATAACACAATAAGAAGAACTCACTAGTGCAATTAAAACTATGAAACTGATGTCGAAGTACTCACTAGTGCAATTAAACCTATGACACCGATGTTGAAGCTGACGGTCTGCAGAGCTGAGACGGAAGACCTTGGGTCCATGGTGGGAATGGTGAGAAGCCAGGCAGACGCATACATGATTGGAGCCGAGAGAAATGTGCTTATAACCATCCCTGAGGTGACCTAGGATAAACATGGTAGAATTGAAATCATAATGATAATCATGACCATTCACTAAACCTCAATAAGGAGCAAAATGATGTGCTTTATGAAACTATGTATGTCTGTTTTCATTCAACATAAACAACCAAGACAAACACCCACCACTTCCAGCTCCATGTTGTAGTGAGCTGCATAGATGGCCACGCTGGGGGCGGTGGGGAAGACACCATACAGGAAGGCGTAGTTGGAGATGCTGGAATGGTTGAGAGCGCTGGTGTTGCCCGTGTCCAGGAGCTCCACCATGTCTCTGCACACCAGAGGCATCACCAGCCTGTAGAGGACACCGCGGGACATGAGGTCAGCTGGATTAACGCGCCCGCAAAATTGCAGTCATTACGAAAATTACACATGGCGTTATGGGAACAATGGTCTGAGACAGTGGTCAAAGGCACAGAACCTCTTCAGACAAGACTCAACATGCTGATTCAACACGCATAACAACTCAACATGCATTCGAATCACAACTTAAGGTCTGATGATGTCTTGATTTAATTTGACTTTACAATCTCTGTGTCTTTCCAACAAGAATATAAATGTTTGTTGTCAATGGACACCATACTGCACAGATCACTTACAGTTTGGCTGTGATGAGGAGAATCAGTGCAACCACTGTGGACCTGGTCAGCTTCCTCATCTGGCCCACCATGGTTAGACCCAGGTAGAAGAGGGCCGCCCCTCCGAAAGAGTTGGCCAGGCCGTCCACAAACTGCTCCATGAACGGGGGGATCCTCTGGCCCAGCAGGAAGTGTGCAGCtagccccaccaccaccatgaagACGATTGGGTTCCTCACCACCTGCAGTGCGACGGTGCCCACCACCTGGAGCTTGCTCCCTGGAGGCTGCTCACGGCTGCTCTGCCACTTCTGCACCTCGCAGAGGGCAAAGCCCAGGGGGTTGAGGAGAATGAGGGACACCGGCGCCACCAGGTAGATGTACTGAAGGTACTCGGGGTGAGTGTTCCTGTACAGAGCTTCGACTTGGGTCAGGTGAGGAGGATACAGAtagatacagagacacacacacacacacacacacagagtaattaATACAAAGCCTCAGGTCAAAGGTCTATGTATCATATTTAACAGGTTTTTCCCAACAGACTCCTGCTTAGCCTCAACTGTATTTTTATGGGCTTTCTATTTATACTTGGAGACATTTGAACAACACTTTAAACCAGAAATGCAAGTAAATCTTTTAATATAACTTACTTATTTAAATTACAGTCATATCACTTACCAATGGGATATCCCAGGGCGAAATCATTGCTTTGGGTGGCAAAGATGGAAAACAACCCAGCCTTCGAAAACCGAGTGTCACGACTGGCAACAAGCAGGGTTAAGACGCACACAACGAAAAATACGGACACTTTGGCTATGAGAATGCTCCAGAGAAATGGCCAGATGACATCGCCAAAGTCCAGCAACACcatgtttttaaaaagtagAGCAGGGAGGGCAAACTTTGACACAAAGTTGCCAAGTCCTTTGGCTTGAGTGGATGTTATGATGTTCGCCCGTCCAGCAATGTATCCACAAAGAATGATGCCAAAGCACTCCAGGAGCGCTGGTAGGAGCTTGTCGATAGACATAGCTCCTGAAGTAGAAGTGGCATAGTTCCCCGTTGACAGGTTCAGTTTTTGAAAAGAGGCTGAAGTGTCATCCATTGTGGCAGTTTAGAGCTTCACACATTGGCTAGGGGAAACACAGTCATAAGAATCAACAGTGGTCTTACTAGGGCGGAAGCTAATCTCCAGGAGTGTGTCcagttattttgttatttttgcaAACTAGTTCTACACGAGTACATTCATTTCATTATTCAACTTCTGTAACAGAGGCCGAATGGAAGTTGTGTATGCCTGCCTACTCAATAATATCTTACCAAATGATGGTAAGTTAAGTGTTAGCTAACTAATCTGTCAAGAATAAACGTAACGTTAACTTACTTAAAATGTCTTCGACACTTGACTTTGACAGGTTGGCTGGCTACATTAGCGAACCAGCTAGCTCTCGAAAGCTAACGGAGCTGAAATCGTTGAGGATTTTAAAGACAGAAAGTATACATGATCCTTACCAATCTCAGAAGACTAACGGTTAACTTTCGTCCATTGTGTGAAAATCTTTCGCGTAGTATGCTCAGTTGAAAATTTCATAATATGTGGCTGCTGCACTTTGCTGTCTATGCCATAAACCTAACGTTATCTTAATAACGTTACTGTTTTAGTTAGGCTACCATGGCTTGACAAGTCAACAACTGGAGTTGTTTGCCTTGTGTTCCGCTGAAAGCCTTTGCTTAGTTTCATAATTGGGTTGCTGCAAACAACAACGTGCGTATATGCAATCGTGACAACTTGGACCCCATGGTCCCAGAGTAAACTGCGTTACAACACACTAAAGTCAAGTTCAGTTAGATTGCTACGTAGATTGTCCTGAAGTTCGCCAATCAACTGCGACAGTAGGTGGGACTACCGTGGGAGAACCTTTTTCAACCCCATCTGGCCCTCTCACGCAGTAAAAAAGACAGATTAGAGCAGGATCGGAACAATAGCCTCCAAGTTTACTCATTCACATGTCCACGAATGATGCCTGTATTAAAAGCTACTGCACCACAGCACACTTTCACATTTAATCTCTGCATTGCGCATATTTTACGCAATCTAAGTGTGAGATTCACACATGTTGTTCCAAGAATGGCTGCCAGGGGTCACCCTTGCAAGTAGGTAGTAGGCTGCAGACGTCATTTCATATCAAATTAACTATTCTGTCATGCCACTCCATCATCTTTATATACCTAGAGAAGCGTCACTCAATTTTgcgtaaaaaagaaagaaatagacaCTTTTTTGTACTTGCACAACTTAGGATACTTCCAAGAAACTCAAATTGCATTCACTTGTATACACCTTTAATGCAAATATATGCTATGCATGTGTCATTTAGATCTACTTGGATTGACTGAATGGAAATATACAAATTAGattaattttaataaatcaTTTGGAAAAACACTACAATGTTTTGTTTCTCAACATGGAAAAGACAGTTGAGATGTAGTAAAGAATGAATAAAACCCAAAATAATGCACATTTGAAAAAGGACATCATTTCATCTTATAACTGGAGCTAGAGGAGGAgaccctctctcccttttccctaaaaaaagaacaaaaaaagagaacaagtCAGACCAAGACATAGTTCCTTAAAAAAATAGTCACAGAGCAGATGTAGTTGAATTTCAGTCCATGgctagtaggcctatgtgctaTGGGAAGTCAGCCCAGATTTCAGTTCCCCATATTATATAGTCATGTGAAAAAATAAAGAGCACCTTTTGCATATCTTTTGAAGAGACTGCTGGGGTAGGTCTTGCGTCCAGGAACATATACctcagggagagggagatcCATCACCGGGTGGAAGGTGAACCTGTTCTCCCACACATCTGTGATACAAGTATATTACTGAACTgtagacataaacacacccttAAAACtaatgttattttcaacacatttgttttaagagtgcatgaAACTATTGGGGTAAGCAAAATGTTTTGTCTAATATAATTTCAGTGATGGCAGCACACCAAAGAACCTTTTTGCTGTTATGCAGCGAGGATGCCTGTGAAAGAAAACCTTTACAGGCTATACAGAGGGCATGAAACATTATTGTGAGAGCATTGTATTTTACGTAGCATGCCTTTTCATCTTTTTTCAGGCAGTTTGAATGAATATGATTCAAATGTATCGGTAAATATATTATGCAATATTTGGTTACATTAAGTGTTATCCATGTTGGCACCACATTTGTCAGATATGAGCAGTACAGTATTGTACCTGTGGTGTGGTCATTGAGGTTGATAGTACTATTCTCAATGGCAGGTAATGGATGCAGACTTCTAAGGGTTGGCTTGTTAGGAGGGAGAGGTGGTCCTGAGGTGGCTTCTTTTTGAAGAAGAAAGAATATTGTTAGTTCAACATCCCTTCCAGATACAATTCAGTGATAAAATAATCTACATGATTTTCTGAACAGTGCCCACCTAAGCTGACACCGGGTAGAGTTTGCTCATTAGGTAGAGGTGGCAGAGGCCGAGACCGCACAGGAGGAGGGCGGTCATATCCAGCAAAGGACTGGCTCTTCTTGGGGGGTCTTGGGGAGTTGTTTTGCTCCCGGGCCAGGCAGGGAAGAGGAGACAGCTTGGCGCTGTGAGTGATGGCTCGGCACCCAGTGAAGTTAGCAGGCTTACAGGGCAGAGCGGGTGGCTGTGGCGGCCATTGTGGAAGGCGAGAGGGCTTTTTTCTCCCTGGCTGCCAGCAGAGGGCAGCACTCAGCAGGAACACTGAGGAATCTGGGTAGTGGAGGACGACTAGTGTGGGGAAgcggaggaggatggagagagttcTGGGCTCTGGGAAGTGGAAGGCCTGGGTGTCtggcaggcagggagggagatTGGGGGGTGGATAGTAAAGGTGCTGGGCAAACTCCTTGAGGTAGTGGCAGAGGTAGTTTGGTCTGAAGGCCACCAAGAGCTGGTCTGGAGATTTTACACACAGAGAGGATGTCCCTTCCTATTGGTCCACACAGACAGAATCATATAGttttattaattatttacacatgaatgtgtgtgtgtgcagtcataaTAACAAGGCCATACACTTGATTACCGTTGCCTTTGTTGTTCACAGACTGTTTGGGCACATATCTGTGCTGTAGTCTCTGCTGGTCAGACTGAGTTCCAGGGCTGAAGGTGCCAACTTGATCCTGTCTTGTGACTCCCCCTCCTGtggcctctgcacacacacacagaggagagagaggactcaGGCTCTGACTGCCTGCCCACCAAGTGTGCCACACACTGGAGCTCACAAGCAGCAGGTAAAGGCCATCACTGTGGGATGCTGTCAGTTCCACTCTTACTAGCTGTCTgcagcatccacacacacacacacacacacacacacacacacacacacacacacacaaacacacacactggatatCAGGGCTAGATTTTATTAGTCTGCACATACAGTTTTCGTAGTGCCTTTTTGTGGTGACCATAAGCAACAAACGCAAATGCGATAGTGTGTGTCAAAGTAGGCAGATTAAAACGTTTGAAGGTCACAGCGTAGACCAAACTGTATGCCGCTGGTTCATTACAACTGCAGCTGCTGATGATGAAAAGAGAATGCTATTCTGAAATATTAAACTAGCTCCCTATAATGATTAATATTGAATAAAAAACTGGGCAAGAGTCAGTTTAATATCTAATGATGTTTAAAATTTAGTGGTATTCATTAACAGGAAAATAAGGCATAGTCTGAAAGCCTAGAGGGAGACAAAAAGGGCATTTTTGACTACTTACTCTCAAAAACTGGAGCACTTCTGTCATTAGTGATAGCTTTCTTGAGGCGTTTTCCCTTGGATATGTCTGATAGCAGAGCATTTCTCCCTCGCTGCTCAGACTTGTTCAGTGAGGGTTTCTCTGTGTTGGCCTGTAGTCATCCAGATAACAAAGGTAGTCAGTCTGTGAT carries:
- the gpr155a gene encoding integral membrane protein GPR155, whose translation is MDDTSASFQKLNLSTGNYATSTSGAMSIDKLLPALLECFGIILCGYIAGRANIITSTQAKGLGNFVSKFALPALLFKNMVLLDFGDVIWPFLWSILIAKVSVFFVVCVLTLLVASRDTRFSKAGLFSIFATQSNDFALGYPIVEALYRNTHPEYLQYIYLVAPVSLILLNPLGFALCEVQKWQSSREQPPGSKLQVVGTVALQVVRNPIVFMVVVGLAAHFLLGQRIPPFMEQFVDGLANSFGGAALFYLGLTMVGQMRKLTRSTVVALILLITAKLLVMPLVCRDMVELLDTGNTSALNHSSISNYAFLYGVFPTAPSVAIYAAHYNMELEVVTSGMVISTFLSAPIMYASAWLLTIPTMDPRSSVSALQTVSFNIGVIGLIALVWTITVMFLSKKFKRLPHFFTVNLLMAQLLVSVGMITWNFTVEQGSFLGQVLNFTLLYGSLYSTYVWPGLIALSLLIIRRKGELKISPGFVVIAGWGVPCLVVGLLLISGQWSPDTIDSAFFYGTSQIISSAVVLFCSIVLVGGSLIALSRDYRTQQQGTPSDTSEDVQPLGEPEDQNAPLEPTPSVGSINRECHVCDCAPPQPMPDMIVSTNMVDQHGVRATGCESSRCLLVQEEENRRDSDTQVARHVLLCLLLLVSLLANLSSCLWWLFNQVPGRLYLELQFFCAILNYGQGFISFGLFGLDKHLIILPFKKRVARLWGGRGAAEDPPPSVSEEIQLTCTQFIRYHQEQCVQDIVQKKRCGDRRVVSAFLGSALVEWLMRVGLAQDRGEALIYGSRLHEGGVLEHITHNYSFQDDNLHYRFTERPGLASQRGNDPPNTYRDDGD
- the LOC125291641 gene encoding WAS/WASL-interacting protein family member 1-like; translated protein: MPVPPPPPPPPPPTLAVEGTSSLCVKSPDQLLVAFRPNYLCHYLKEFAQHLYYPPPNLPPCLPDTQAFHFPEPRTLSILLRFPTLVVLHYPDSSVFLLSAALCWQPGRKKPSRLPQWPPQPPALPCKPANFTGCRAITHSAKLSPLPCLAREQNNSPRPPKKSQSFAGYDRPPPVRSRPLPPLPNEQTLPGVSLEATSGPPLPPNKPTLRSLHPLPAIENSTINLNDHTTDVWENRFTFHPVMDLPLPEVYVPGRKTYPSSLFKRYAKGKRERGSPPLAPVIR